In Opitutaceae bacterium, the sequence CGGTATCTACCAGGCGGATACAGGGACGATCCGACTGGATGGCCGGGAGATTTCCGCCGCCACACCGCTGGAGGCGCGGCGACTCGGCATTGCCATGGTCCACCAGGAGCTCGCGTTCTGCCCCAACCTGAGCGTCGCCGAAAATCTCTGCCTGGGTGACATGCCCGCGCGCCGTGGCTGGGTCGACCGCCCCGCCCTGCGCGCCCGCGCGAGGACCATGCTCCAGTCGATCGGGGCGGAAATCGATCCCGACCGGCTGATCGGATCGCTCTCCACCGGACTCGAACAGCTCGTGCAGATCGCCGCCGCCGTTGGCACTGGCGCCCGGGTGATTGTAATGGACGAACCGTCCAGCTCGCTCTCCGCGGGCGAAACCCGCGAACTTTTTCGCCTGGTGCGCGACCTCGTCAAACGGGGCATCACGCTGATCTACGTCTCGCACCGGCTTGAGGAGCTGTTCGCGCTCTGCGACACCATCACGGTGCTTCGCGACGGGCGGCACATTTCGACGGAACGCATTGCCGAGACCAACCAGAAGCGCGTGGTCAGCCAGATGATCGGACGCGAACTGCGCGTCGAAACGCCCGCGCATCTGTCGCGCAGTCCAGGGCCGGAGTACCTTCGAGTCGAGGGACTCAGCTCCGCCGGGAAATTCTCGGATATCAGTTTTTCCGTGCGCGCCGGTGAAATCGTCGGCTTTGCCGGGCTCGTCGGCGCGGGTCGCAGCGAAACCGCGCAGGCGGTCTTCGGACTCGATCCGAACGCAACCGGCCGGGTCGTCGTCAAGGGGACGGCACTCCCGGCGGCTTCGATCGACGCCGCGCTCGCCGCAGGCATGGGTCTCCTGCCCGAGGACCGCAAACGCCAGGGGCTCGTGCTCGGGCTCAATTGCCGCGAGAACACTTCACTTGCCGTTCTGCCGCTCCTGTCCCGCCTTGGCTGGGTCAGACGTCGCCGCGAGCGATCGCTCGCGGAAAAGTACGCCGCCCGTCTGCGCGTCAAGGCGCCAAGCGTCGAGACGCTCATCGCCGGACTGAGCGGCGGAAACCAGCAGAAGGTGGCGCTCGCCAAATGGCTGGCGCGCGAATGCGACGTTCTCCTGATCGACGAGCCCACCCGCGGCGTGGATGTCGGCGCGAAGGCGGAGATCTACCAGCTCCTCGACGAGCTCGCCTGCGAGGGCAAGGCCATCCTCATGGTGTCTTCGGAGCTTCCGGAACTCCTCGCCCTGTGCAGCCGCATTCTCGTGATGCGCGCGGGAAGGCTGGTCGGGGAGGTCCCTCGCGCCGAGGCGAGCGAAGCCAGCCTCATGCATCTGATGGCCGGTGTGGATTCAGACGCATCGGCATCCGTCGCTCAATAGTGCTTTCCCTTTGCGGTCGGCTGCACACCGTGGTGGGGTACCGTCATGGCCAGCCAGCCCGCCAAACGCACTGTCGACATGCAGATCATCGCCGATTGGGTGACACCCCGGTCGCGCGTGCTGGATCTTGGCTGCGGTCGCGGCGCGCTCCTGGAGTTTCTCATCCAATCCAAACAAGTGGACGCCGTCGGGGTGGATCTCGACGTCGAGAAGGTCACCCGCTGCATTCAGCGCAAGGTCACCGTTTATCAGGGCGACATGATGGATTTCATGCGGGCGTTTCCCGATTCGCATTTCGACCGAGTCATCTGCTCACGCACGCTCGAGGTGTTGAACGCGCCGGCTGCGGTCATCGCCGAGGCCCTGCGCGTCGGGAAATCCATGACGGTCGGCTTCGTGAACCATGGCTACTGGAAAAACCGGTTCGGCTTCGCCTGGCTGGGACGCAAGCCCCGCAACGAGGTCTACACGACGCCCTGGTACGAGAGCACGCCCGCCAATCCGGCGACGATTGCGGACTTCGAGGAATTCTGCGCCGCCAAGGCGATCCGCATCGCACGCCGTTTCCACCTCCGCGGCAACTGGCAGACCCGCTGCACCCACCAACCCAATCTCCTCGCTGGATACGCCCTGTACGATCTCGCCCAGTAGGACGCGAGATTGCCCCTGTGCGCCATCGGCTTGCGAAACTGGACCATAGAGTCGACGCAGGTGCAGATCATGGTTCGAGCACCAGAACGTCAGTTCCCGTAAACCCGGCCATCCCCCGATCGAACGTGACGAGCCGCAGCCCATGCCCGCGGGCGAAGGCGGCAAGATAGGCATCGGTCCATGTCTGATGCGCTGATCGGTTGGTGCGGCTGTATTCGCGCCAACGGATCTCGAAGCCGTCGGGTTCGGGCAGAAATATGACTTCTTCCCTGCTCAACAGCCCCTCATACT encodes:
- a CDS encoding PIN domain-containing protein; translated protein: MSSETTLPDANLWLALFVEGHAHHAVARRWLAAHSRETLAFCRITQLAFLRHTTNPAIMGPHVLTQARAWIEYEGLLSREEVIFLPEPDGFEIRWREYSRTNRSAHQTWTDAYLAAFARGHGLRLVTFDRGMAGFTGTDVLVLEP
- a CDS encoding sugar ABC transporter ATP-binding protein; the protein is MAFLEFHGIGKRFPGVVALDQVSFSVELGSCHALIGENGAGKSTLGKILAGIYQADTGTIRLDGREISAATPLEARRLGIAMVHQELAFCPNLSVAENLCLGDMPARRGWVDRPALRARARTMLQSIGAEIDPDRLIGSLSTGLEQLVQIAAAVGTGARVIVMDEPSSSLSAGETRELFRLVRDLVKRGITLIYVSHRLEELFALCDTITVLRDGRHISTERIAETNQKRVVSQMIGRELRVETPAHLSRSPGPEYLRVEGLSSAGKFSDISFSVRAGEIVGFAGLVGAGRSETAQAVFGLDPNATGRVVVKGTALPAASIDAALAAGMGLLPEDRKRQGLVLGLNCRENTSLAVLPLLSRLGWVRRRRERSLAEKYAARLRVKAPSVETLIAGLSGGNQQKVALAKWLARECDVLLIDEPTRGVDVGAKAEIYQLLDELACEGKAILMVSSELPELLALCSRILVMRAGRLVGEVPRAEASEASLMHLMAGVDSDASASVAQ
- a CDS encoding methyltransferase domain-containing protein, which encodes MQIIADWVTPRSRVLDLGCGRGALLEFLIQSKQVDAVGVDLDVEKVTRCIQRKVTVYQGDMMDFMRAFPDSHFDRVICSRTLEVLNAPAAVIAEALRVGKSMTVGFVNHGYWKNRFGFAWLGRKPRNEVYTTPWYESTPANPATIADFEEFCAAKAIRIARRFHLRGNWQTRCTHQPNLLAGYALYDLAQ